The following is a genomic window from Parasegetibacter sp. NRK P23.
AATATATTTTGGGAACTATAGTGGGATTTTCGCAGACTTTATTGAAGAAAAAAAGGCGACAAAATCCTTGCTATTATTCTGTGATCCCATTCAAGGAAGGAATTATGTAAAAGATAGCGCAGAAGTTGGCTTTTATTCTGAACGTTTTGAAGATTTGTATGACGATAATGAGCAGTATGAATTATCGTTAGTTGTTAGACCTGTTGTTTATTTTCAGGGGAAGACAAAACAACAATTGAAAATAATGCGTAATACAGTTTATGCTAAATACGGCCTAATATTTCAACGTGGAGGCGAAATGGAAAAGTATTTTAAGAAGAAACAATGGTATAATCCTTTTCAAAAAGACGTTTCAAATTGTTTGACAGAAATTGAAAAGAAAAATATTCAGACAATAGCAACGCTAGAACAGACGAGAATCCAATAACAGCAACCAACAATAGTTTTGCAATAGCCGGGTAAGACGGTAAACGTGGTGTTCATTTTTCAAAGTAAATTCACTTGCGGCAAGACTGTTTACGTTTTTAAATCCCGGCCATCGCAAAGCCGTTACGTTGGGCGTCATTCAGCTTAAACGTAAAGACAATTTTCACATATGGCAGATACGACACACATCATTTTTGGCGCAGACTCTACTCTCAGATTTAAATTAGGAGACATTTCTTTATCTAATGACCTTAGAATAGAAAATCCATATAATAAAATGGAACAAGACGGAATGGGATTGTTGGATTTTGTATCCCATTTTATTTGGTCTGTGTTTCTGATTGCGACACTGTTTAT
Proteins encoded in this region:
- a CDS encoding YARHG domain-containing protein; this encodes MSQFLLLALSVLTVARSVGQIPNNLFNEVSEESYSPKDFKVSKSSITQKVGVYNFGMSEGEWEFVLIPNGDSLIVQIWDGIWSTNIYTHEQCWQRQCKTFNNVSVQGNRIYFGNYSGIFADFIEEKKATKSLLLFCDPIQGRNYVKDSAEVGFYSERFEDLYDDNEQYELSLVVRPVVYFQGKTKQQLKIMRNTVYAKYGLIFQRGGEMEKYFKKKQWYNPFQKDVSNCLTEIEKKNIQTIATLEQTRIQ